Proteins encoded by one window of Bauldia sp.:
- the lnt gene encoding apolipoprotein N-acyltransferase, which yields MQAFASAIIVLWGWRRFAAAFVAGALSALAFAPFDLFPILWLTVPVFVWLIDGSEAGEGAPWWRKLVPAAIVGFAFGFGFFVAGLWWIGTALLVDAGAFAWALPLAVAGLPAMLALFWAFGAALARAFWMEGWPRLLVFAVAMSVAEWLRGHLFTGFPWNAFGYALTPAPVMMQTASLVGIWGLTLAAFFIFAAPVLLIADRRHTRRASRIAFAAAAALYLFHVGYGVVRLSAGPVPLVPGVHLRIVQPSIPQDERWETASADTIMARYAELSRNGAKSMTGVTHLIWPESAFPFLLTEKPSALATIADLLPPGSMLLTGAARAERVIGSDDPPMVFNSVYAIDDGGEIRAAYDKVHLVPFGEYLPFGGLLRAMGLKQVIALPGGFSAGQTLRTLSLPGAPPFAPLVCYEIIFPGAVIADGPRPQWLLNVTNDAWYGSTPGPYQHFEQARVRAVEEGLPLVRAANSGISAIVDPYGRVLATLALDRIGVVDGGLPSALQPPLYAEFGDWIFVVLLIMAGVGAAFGRWNERRGVVTDN from the coding sequence GTGCAAGCCTTTGCCAGCGCCATCATAGTCCTCTGGGGGTGGCGGCGTTTCGCGGCGGCGTTCGTCGCCGGCGCGTTGTCCGCCCTGGCGTTTGCGCCCTTCGATCTGTTTCCGATCCTGTGGCTGACGGTGCCCGTCTTTGTCTGGCTGATCGACGGCAGCGAGGCCGGCGAGGGCGCGCCGTGGTGGCGCAAGCTCGTGCCCGCGGCGATCGTCGGCTTCGCTTTCGGCTTCGGCTTCTTCGTCGCCGGGCTGTGGTGGATCGGCACGGCATTGCTGGTCGATGCCGGCGCGTTTGCCTGGGCGCTGCCGCTGGCGGTCGCCGGGTTGCCGGCGATGCTGGCGCTGTTCTGGGCCTTCGGCGCTGCGCTGGCGCGCGCCTTCTGGATGGAGGGCTGGCCGCGGCTCCTGGTCTTCGCGGTCGCGATGTCGGTCGCCGAGTGGCTGCGCGGGCATCTCTTCACCGGCTTTCCGTGGAACGCGTTCGGCTACGCGCTGACGCCGGCGCCGGTGATGATGCAGACCGCGTCGCTCGTCGGCATCTGGGGGCTGACGCTCGCGGCATTCTTCATCTTTGCGGCGCCGGTGCTGCTTATTGCCGACCGGCGGCACACGCGCCGCGCCAGCCGGATCGCGTTCGCCGCGGCCGCGGCGCTCTATCTTTTCCACGTTGGCTACGGCGTCGTGCGGCTGTCGGCCGGGCCGGTGCCGCTGGTGCCGGGTGTCCACCTGCGCATCGTGCAGCCGTCGATCCCGCAGGACGAGCGCTGGGAGACGGCGAGCGCCGACACGATCATGGCGCGCTACGCCGAGCTCAGCCGCAACGGCGCCAAATCGATGACCGGTGTCACGCACCTTATCTGGCCGGAGTCGGCGTTCCCGTTTCTCCTGACCGAGAAGCCGTCGGCGCTGGCGACCATCGCCGACCTCCTGCCGCCAGGCTCGATGCTGCTCACCGGCGCGGCCCGCGCCGAGCGCGTCATCGGCAGCGACGACCCGCCGATGGTCTTCAACTCGGTCTACGCCATCGACGACGGCGGCGAGATCCGCGCCGCCTACGACAAGGTGCACCTGGTGCCGTTTGGCGAATATCTGCCGTTCGGCGGCCTGCTCCGGGCCATGGGGCTGAAGCAGGTGATCGCGCTGCCGGGCGGCTTTTCAGCCGGCCAGACCCTGCGCACATTGTCGCTCCCCGGCGCGCCGCCGTTCGCGCCGTTGGTCTGCTACGAAATCATCTTCCCGGGGGCCGTCATCGCCGATGGGCCGCGGCCGCAATGGCTGCTCAACGTCACCAACGACGCTTGGTATGGGTCCACCCCCGGCCCCTACCAGCATTTCGAGCAGGCGCGCGTGCGCGCTGTCGAGGAGGGTTTGCCACTGGTCCGTGCCGCCAATTCCGGCATATCCGCTATCGTCGATCCCTATGGGCGGGTGTTGGCAACCTTGGCGCTCGACCGCATCGGCGTGGTCGATGGTGGCCTGCCCAGCGCGCTGCAGCCGCCGCTCTATGCCGAATTCGGCGACTGGATCTTCGTCGTTTTGCTGATTATGGCGGGGGTCGGCGCGGCATTCGGGCGCTGGAACGAGCGTCGCGGAGTTGTGACGGACAATTGA
- a CDS encoding helix-turn-helix transcriptional regulator, translating to MMASKKQPNPIDIHVGSRVRLRRMMLSMSQEKLGEHLGITFQQIQKYEKGTNRIGASRLQHIARVLTVPVSFFFEDAPATPGTELPTGMAEANSTSHVVDFLSSSEGIQLNKAFIRIKDAKLRRRVIDLVRSMAGDDEEA from the coding sequence ATAATGGCTAGCAAGAAGCAACCTAACCCGATCGACATCCACGTCGGCAGCCGGGTCCGTTTACGTCGCATGATGCTGAGTATGAGCCAGGAAAAGCTGGGCGAGCACCTGGGCATTACCTTCCAGCAGATCCAGAAGTACGAGAAGGGCACCAACCGCATCGGCGCCAGCCGTCTGCAGCACATCGCCCGCGTGCTGACCGTGCCGGTGTCGTTCTTCTTCGAGGATGCCCCGGCCACCCCGGGAACCGAGCTGCCGACCGGCATGGCCGAGGCAAATTCGACCTCGCACGTAGTCGATTTCCTGTCGAGCTCGGAGGGCATCCAGCTCAACAAGGCGTTCATCCGCATCAAGGATGCCAAGCTCCGCCGCCGCGTGATCGACCTCGTCCGCTCTATGGCGGGCGACGACGAAGAAGCGTGA
- the metK gene encoding methionine adenosyltransferase, producing MSRQNYLFTSESVSEGHPDKVCDRISDTIVDAYLAEMPEARVACETLATTNRVVIAGEVRGPDAVLSKIESITRAAIHDIGYEQPGFHWESAEIEVLLHAQSADIAQGVDAAGNKDEGAGDQGIMFGYACRETPEFMPAPIYYAHRILKLLSEARRSGEAKVLGPDAKSQVTVEYRDGKPLRATSIVVSTQHLDGNMTSEDVRAVVEPYVTKALPAGWLNGHTEWHVNPTGKFVIGGPDGDCGLTGRKIIVDTYGGAAPHGGGAFSGKDPTKVDRSAAYAARYLAKNVVAAELADRCTIQLSYAIGVAKPLSIYVDLHGTGQVEEARLEHVLGEVMDLSPRGIRQHLGLNRPIYARTSAYGHFGRPPEKDGGFSWERTDLASALRSALA from the coding sequence TTGTCTCGTCAGAATTATCTCTTCACATCTGAATCGGTTTCCGAGGGCCATCCGGACAAGGTCTGCGATCGCATCTCCGATACCATCGTCGATGCCTACCTCGCCGAGATGCCGGAGGCGCGCGTCGCCTGCGAGACTCTCGCCACCACCAACCGCGTGGTGATCGCCGGCGAGGTGCGTGGACCCGACGCGGTCCTTTCGAAGATCGAGAGCATCACCCGCGCCGCCATCCACGACATCGGCTACGAGCAGCCCGGCTTCCACTGGGAGAGCGCCGAGATCGAGGTGCTGCTGCACGCCCAGTCGGCCGACATCGCGCAGGGCGTCGATGCCGCCGGCAACAAGGACGAGGGCGCCGGCGACCAGGGCATCATGTTCGGCTACGCCTGCCGCGAGACGCCGGAGTTCATGCCGGCGCCGATCTATTACGCGCACCGCATCCTCAAGCTGCTCTCCGAAGCGCGCCGCTCCGGCGAGGCGAAGGTGCTGGGGCCCGACGCCAAGAGCCAGGTCACCGTCGAGTATCGCGACGGCAAGCCGCTGCGCGCCACCTCCATCGTCGTGTCGACGCAGCACCTCGACGGCAACATGACATCGGAAGACGTCCGCGCCGTCGTCGAGCCGTACGTCACCAAGGCGCTGCCCGCTGGTTGGCTGAACGGCCATACCGAGTGGCACGTCAACCCGACCGGCAAGTTCGTCATCGGCGGCCCCGACGGCGACTGCGGCCTGACCGGGCGCAAGATCATCGTCGATACCTACGGCGGCGCGGCCCCGCACGGCGGCGGCGCCTTCTCCGGCAAGGACCCGACCAAGGTCGACCGCTCGGCCGCCTACGCCGCGCGCTACCTTGCCAAGAACGTTGTCGCGGCGGAACTCGCCGATCGCTGCACCATCCAGCTTTCCTATGCCATCGGCGTCGCCAAGCCGCTGTCGATCTACGTCGATCTGCACGGCACCGGCCAGGTCGAGGAAGCCAGGCTCGAGCATGTGCTGGGCGAGGTGATGGACCTGTCGCCGCGCGGCATCCGCCAGCACCTCGGCCTCAACCGGCCGATCTACGCGCGCACCTCGGCCTACGGCCACTTCGGCCGCCCGCCGGAGAAGGACGGCGGCTTCTCGTGGGAGCGCACCGACCTCGCGAGCGCGCTCCGCTCGGCGCTCGCCTGA
- the trmB gene encoding tRNA (guanosine(46)-N7)-methyltransferase TrmB — protein sequence MSERQGALHGRRKGKPLSPRRAGLMATLLPELALDIAQPPPRDVADLFPHRPSRVTLEVGFGGGEHLVAEAMREPDAGFIGVEPFVNGMAKGVSAIEQSALRNVRLFGSDASLLLDWLPANSLDEVDLLYPDPWPKKRHWKRRFVSRENLARLARVLKPGGVFRFASDIASYVEWTLMQVGADARFIWTAERAADWTAQFPHWPGTRYEAKALREGRVPTYLEFRRN from the coding sequence CTGAGCGAACGGCAAGGCGCCCTGCACGGGCGGCGAAAGGGCAAGCCGCTTTCGCCGCGCCGCGCCGGGCTGATGGCGACGCTGCTGCCCGAGCTGGCGCTCGACATCGCACAACCGCCGCCGCGCGACGTCGCCGATCTTTTTCCGCACCGTCCGTCGCGCGTGACGCTCGAGGTCGGCTTCGGCGGCGGCGAGCATCTCGTCGCCGAAGCGATGCGCGAGCCGGACGCCGGCTTCATCGGCGTCGAGCCGTTCGTCAACGGCATGGCGAAGGGCGTCTCCGCGATCGAGCAAAGCGCGCTCCGCAACGTGCGCCTCTTCGGCAGCGACGCATCGCTGCTGCTTGACTGGCTGCCGGCGAACTCGCTCGACGAAGTCGATCTGCTCTACCCCGATCCGTGGCCGAAGAAGCGGCACTGGAAGCGTCGCTTCGTCTCGCGCGAAAATCTCGCGCGGCTGGCGCGCGTGCTGAAGCCGGGCGGTGTGTTCCGCTTCGCCAGCGATATCGCGTCGTACGTCGAGTGGACGCTGATGCAGGTCGGCGCCGACGCACGTTTCATTTGGACCGCGGAGCGCGCGGCGGACTGGACGGCGCAGTTCCCGCACTGGCCGGGCACGCGCTACGAGGCGAAGGCGCTGCGCGAAGGACGCGTGCCGACGTATCTGGAGTTTCGGCGCAACTAG
- a CDS encoding Rrf2 family transcriptional regulator, protein MITQKAKYAFKALFHLATLPDGQSLQIEEIAKGAGVPRKFLEHILLDLKRKGIVQSRRGRSGGYVLVKRPADTTISDILRAIDGPIAPLPCISRTAYRRCTDCKDEKTCSVHRLFAETYAATLKLWEGTTLADALFSGAPGRGTFGDRIPPIAVR, encoded by the coding sequence ATGATCACCCAGAAAGCCAAATACGCGTTTAAGGCGCTGTTCCACCTCGCCACGCTGCCGGATGGCCAGTCGCTGCAGATCGAGGAGATCGCCAAGGGCGCCGGCGTGCCGCGCAAGTTCCTCGAGCACATCCTGCTCGACCTGAAGCGCAAGGGCATCGTCCAGAGCCGGCGCGGCCGTTCGGGCGGCTACGTGCTGGTCAAGCGGCCGGCGGACACGACGATCAGCGATATCCTGCGCGCCATCGACGGGCCGATTGCGCCACTGCCCTGCATTTCGCGCACTGCCTACCGCCGCTGCACGGACTGCAAGGACGAGAAGACCTGCAGCGTCCATCGCCTGTTTGCCGAGACATACGCTGCCACGCTGAAGCTCTGGGAGGGCACGACGCTGGCGGATGCTCTTTTCAGCGGGGCGCCCGGGCGAGGCACTTTTGGCGACCGGATTCCTCCAATAGCCGTCAGATGA
- a CDS encoding sulfate ABC transporter substrate-binding protein produces the protein MISKLKLLTAVSLLVAGLAAPAFADQSILNVSYDPTRELYKNYDALFAKHWADTHNGEVVTVDQSHGGSGAQARAVIDGQEADVVTLALQADIDAIAAKGLIKPDWQTRLPDSSAPYTSTIVFLVRKGNPKGVKDWDDLVKPGIGVITPNPKTSGGARWNYLAAWAYADAKYGGDAKKDQDFVGALYKNVTKLDSGARGSTTTFTQGTGDVLLSWENEAYLALSQPDGGDYEIVVPSLSIKAVPPVAVVDANVDKKGTRAVAEEYLKYLYSDEAQKLIAANFYRPIKPEAADPADLKRFPDIKLATIEDPIFGGWAKVQKDHFDDGGIFDQIYKPAP, from the coding sequence ATGATCTCGAAACTGAAACTTCTGACTGCGGTCTCGCTGCTGGTGGCAGGTCTTGCCGCCCCGGCGTTCGCCGACCAGTCGATCCTCAACGTGTCGTACGATCCGACGCGCGAGCTCTACAAGAACTACGACGCGCTTTTCGCCAAGCATTGGGCCGACACCCATAACGGCGAAGTCGTCACCGTAGACCAGTCGCATGGTGGCTCGGGCGCCCAGGCGCGCGCAGTCATTGACGGTCAGGAGGCCGACGTCGTCACGCTGGCACTGCAGGCCGACATCGACGCTATCGCCGCCAAGGGGCTGATCAAGCCCGACTGGCAGACCCGTCTGCCGGATTCGTCCGCTCCCTACACGTCGACGATCGTCTTCCTGGTCCGCAAGGGCAACCCGAAGGGTGTCAAGGATTGGGACGATCTCGTGAAGCCCGGCATCGGCGTCATCACGCCGAACCCGAAGACCTCGGGCGGCGCCCGCTGGAACTACCTCGCGGCGTGGGCCTATGCCGACGCGAAGTACGGCGGCGACGCCAAGAAGGACCAGGACTTCGTCGGCGCGCTCTACAAGAACGTGACGAAGCTCGACTCGGGCGCTCGCGGTTCGACCACGACGTTCACCCAGGGCACCGGCGACGTGCTGCTGTCGTGGGAAAACGAAGCCTACCTCGCGCTCAGCCAGCCTGACGGCGGCGACTACGAGATCGTCGTGCCGTCGCTGTCGATCAAGGCAGTGCCGCCGGTCGCGGTGGTCGACGCCAACGTCGACAAGAAGGGCACGCGCGCCGTCGCCGAGGAGTACCTCAAGTATCTCTACTCGGATGAGGCGCAGAAGCTGATCGCCGCGAACTTCTATCGCCCGATCAAGCCCGAGGCTGCCGACCCGGCCGACCTCAAGCGCTTCCCCGACATCAAGCTCGCCACCATCGAGGATCCGATCTTCGGCGGCTGGGCCAAGGTGCAGAAGGATCACTTCGACGACGGCGGTATCTTTGACCAGATCTACAAGCCCGCGCCATAA
- the cysT gene encoding sulfate ABC transporter permease subunit CysT — MSQAVASSTFRKPSVIPGFGLALGFTLTYLSLIVLIPLAGLVLKTASLGWPEFWKLATDSRTLAALRISFGLSIAAAFINAIFGLIIAWVLVRYEFPGRKLLDSFIDLPFALPTAVAGIALTAIYSTHGWVGGLLAPLGIRVAFTPLGILVALIFIGLPFIVRTVQPVLEDLDSEVEEAAATLGAHRFKTVFWIVMPALLPPLLTGFALALARAVGEYGSVIFIAGNIPYVSEIAPLLIVIKLTEYNYAAATAIATIMLAISFVLLLIINLLQTWSHRRVGGG, encoded by the coding sequence ATGAGCCAGGCGGTAGCCTCCAGTACCTTCAGGAAGCCGAGCGTCATCCCGGGATTCGGGTTGGCGCTCGGTTTCACGTTGACGTACCTGTCGCTGATCGTGCTGATCCCGCTCGCCGGGCTGGTGCTGAAGACGGCATCGCTGGGCTGGCCCGAATTCTGGAAACTCGCGACCGACTCGCGCACGCTCGCCGCATTGCGCATCTCGTTCGGCCTTTCCATCGCGGCGGCCTTCATCAACGCGATCTTCGGCCTGATCATCGCGTGGGTGCTGGTGCGCTACGAGTTCCCCGGCCGCAAGCTGCTCGATTCTTTCATCGACCTGCCGTTCGCATTGCCGACCGCGGTCGCCGGCATCGCGCTGACCGCGATCTACTCGACGCACGGCTGGGTCGGCGGCCTGCTCGCCCCGCTCGGCATCAGGGTCGCCTTCACGCCGCTGGGCATCCTCGTCGCGCTCATTTTTATCGGCCTGCCGTTCATCGTGCGCACGGTGCAGCCGGTGCTGGAGGACCTCGATTCCGAGGTCGAGGAGGCCGCCGCCACCTTGGGCGCCCATCGCTTCAAGACGGTGTTCTGGATCGTGATGCCGGCGCTTCTGCCGCCGCTGCTTACCGGCTTCGCCCTAGCGCTGGCGCGCGCCGTGGGCGAGTACGGCTCGGTGATCTTCATCGCCGGCAACATCCCCTATGTCTCGGAGATCGCGCCGCTGCTGATCGTCATCAAGCTCACCGAATACAACTATGCGGCCGCCACCGCGATCGCCACGATCATGCTGGCCATCTCGTTCGTGCTGCTGCTCATCATCAATCTGCTGCAGACGTGGTCGCACCGGAGGGTTGGCGGTGGCTGA